In one Deltaproteobacteria bacterium genomic region, the following are encoded:
- a CDS encoding RDD family protein, giving the protein MAARVTSEGARAPSAPPAGPDGPGADAAPAPRADAAGAPVAGAGPESASARAVRRSRAPTFFAAGFWRRGAGAAVDAAIVSPIAALLWWVASGVAGVALPPTRHRGLDFWLDLALTQDPALWGAIGLAAAIGVIYLFLFHVTLARTPGMRLLHMRIIDLYGDPPSIARSAIRTLGYLACVATLGLGFLWIGFDRERRGLHDWLSGTYVVLDRN; this is encoded by the coding sequence ATGGCCGCGCGCGTCACCTCCGAAGGGGCCCGGGCCCCGTCCGCTCCGCCCGCGGGCCCGGATGGCCCCGGCGCGGACGCCGCGCCCGCCCCGCGCGCGGACGCGGCGGGCGCCCCTGTGGCCGGCGCCGGCCCGGAGTCCGCCTCCGCCCGCGCCGTGCGCCGGTCCCGCGCCCCCACGTTCTTCGCGGCCGGCTTCTGGCGGCGCGGCGCCGGCGCCGCCGTCGACGCCGCGATCGTCTCGCCGATCGCGGCGCTGCTGTGGTGGGTCGCGTCGGGCGTCGCGGGAGTGGCGTTGCCGCCGACGCGCCACCGCGGCCTCGACTTCTGGCTCGACCTGGCGCTCACTCAGGATCCCGCGCTGTGGGGTGCGATCGGCCTCGCGGCGGCCATCGGTGTGATTTACTTGTTCCTGTTTCACGTCACGCTGGCCCGCACGCCCGGTATGCGCCTGCTACACATGCGGATCATCGACCTGTACGGCGACCCGCCGTCGATCGCGCGGTCGGCGATCCGCACGCTCGGCTACCTGGCGTGCGTTGCGACCCTGGGGCTCGGATTTCTGTGGATCGGGTTCGACCGCGAGCGCCGGGGCCTGCACGACTGGCTGTCGGGAACCTACGTGGTCCTGGACCGCAACTGA
- a CDS encoding 16S rRNA (uracil(1498)-N(3))-methyltransferase, translated as MPPDRLRAGDCVVDGDDYHYLFRVRRLAVGDAVELFDGEGRVAGAVVGVVGPERATLRVEPPRAAAEPCAPLTVVLALIKGERMDWAIQKLVELGASYIVPARTARSVVRLDGDRAARRMRRWRAIAADAARQCRRATMPDIEPVADWEAALASVGPDARRVVLWEAARAPSLAAALAGARGPVGIAVGPEGGFEPREVEAARAAGWTPVALGPRILRAETAAVAAAAIAGALAGDLGAPE; from the coding sequence ATGCCACCTGACCGGCTTCGCGCCGGCGACTGTGTCGTCGACGGCGACGACTACCACTACCTGTTTCGCGTGCGCCGGCTCGCCGTCGGCGACGCGGTCGAACTGTTCGACGGCGAAGGCCGCGTCGCCGGCGCGGTGGTCGGGGTCGTCGGGCCGGAGCGCGCGACGCTGCGGGTGGAGCCGCCGCGCGCCGCCGCCGAGCCGTGCGCGCCGCTGACGGTCGTGTTGGCGCTGATCAAGGGCGAGCGGATGGATTGGGCGATCCAGAAGCTCGTGGAACTCGGCGCGTCGTACATCGTCCCGGCGCGCACCGCGCGCAGCGTCGTGCGGCTCGACGGCGATCGCGCTGCCCGCCGCATGCGCCGCTGGCGCGCGATCGCCGCCGATGCGGCGCGACAGTGCCGCCGCGCGACGATGCCCGACATCGAACCGGTGGCCGACTGGGAGGCGGCGCTGGCGTCCGTCGGGCCGGATGCGCGGCGGGTGGTGCTGTGGGAGGCGGCGCGCGCGCCGTCGCTCGCGGCGGCGCTGGCCGGTGCTCGCGGGCCGGTCGGGATCGCGGTCGGGCCGGAGGGCGGTTTCGAGCCGCGCGAGGTGGAGGCCGCGCGCGCAGCGGGGTGGACGCCGGTCGCGCTCGGCCCGCGCATCCTGCGCGCGGAGACGGCGGCGGTCGCGGCGGCCGCGATCGCCGGCGCGCTCGCCGGCGATCTCGGCGCGCCCGAGTGA
- a CDS encoding 50S ribosomal protein L11 methyltransferase has product MAEWVEIVVTVADDLAEDVAAAVAPNGAQLRDGEVVFWVEWDRQEAAVAAARAAVGAFGLAPSAVAARPAVPESEWRDAWKRYFRVERVTDRIVIVPSWERYEPSPGDVVLHLDPGMAFGTGSHASTQLCLAAVERIDPVDRFLDLGTGSGILAIAAAKLWPDATGVAVDIDPLAVDAARDNATRNGVGARVECALRPIDAIGERFPLILANIQAPVHLALRDPMVARLAPGGTLVLSGLLTEQVVEVADAFVAAGLRRVRVDRSERDPEWSSIELRAP; this is encoded by the coding sequence ATGGCCGAATGGGTCGAGATCGTCGTGACGGTCGCCGACGACCTCGCCGAGGACGTCGCGGCGGCGGTGGCGCCGAACGGGGCTCAGCTCCGCGACGGCGAGGTCGTGTTCTGGGTCGAGTGGGACCGGCAGGAGGCTGCCGTCGCCGCCGCGCGGGCTGCGGTCGGCGCGTTCGGCCTCGCGCCGTCGGCGGTGGCCGCGCGGCCGGCGGTGCCGGAGTCCGAGTGGCGCGATGCGTGGAAGCGCTACTTCCGCGTCGAGCGGGTTACCGACCGGATCGTCATCGTGCCGAGCTGGGAGCGCTACGAGCCGTCGCCGGGCGACGTCGTCCTCCACCTCGATCCGGGCATGGCGTTCGGCACCGGCTCGCACGCGTCGACCCAGCTCTGCCTCGCGGCGGTCGAGCGGATCGACCCGGTCGACCGCTTTCTGGACCTGGGCACCGGCTCCGGCATCCTCGCGATCGCCGCCGCGAAGCTGTGGCCGGACGCCACCGGCGTCGCGGTGGACATCGACCCGCTCGCGGTCGATGCCGCGCGGGACAACGCCACACGGAACGGCGTGGGCGCTCGCGTGGAGTGCGCGCTGCGTCCGATCGACGCGATCGGTGAGCGGTTTCCGCTGATCCTGGCCAACATTCAGGCGCCGGTTCACCTGGCGCTGCGCGACCCGATGGTCGCGCGGCTCGCGCCCGGCGGCACGCTCGTGCTGTCGGGGTTGTTGACCGAGCAGGTCGTCGAGGTGGCCGACGCATTCGTCGCCGCCGGGCTGCGCCGGGTGCGGGTGGACCGGTCCGAGCGCGACCCCGAGTGGTCGTCGATCGAGTTGCGCGCCCCGTGA
- a CDS encoding ParA family protein translates to MHVIAIANQKGGVGKTTTAVNLAAGLARRGFRTLLVDLDIQGSATATLLGRGAVLGPTIADCLVDETGFDDVLSDTSTDRLWVAPSGEAMATVDMHLANALGRERVLQRCLAATRPGEFDVAIIDTAPYLGLLTLNALVASDHVIVPVTCEYLPILGLKLFRDMLAKVRARAGARAEILGYLLTMVDRRERITGEVERLLRRTFGDLVFPEPIRVSTRHKASSSHRQTIFEYDRPGSRGRRDYERLTDDVIARAGLRGAGTARPPADGAATAAGAATAS, encoded by the coding sequence ATGCACGTCATCGCGATCGCAAACCAAAAGGGCGGCGTGGGCAAGACGACCACCGCGGTCAACCTCGCGGCCGGGCTCGCTCGCCGCGGCTTCCGCACGCTGCTGGTCGACCTGGACATTCAGGGCTCCGCCACCGCGACACTGCTCGGCCGCGGCGCCGTGCTCGGCCCGACGATCGCCGACTGCCTCGTCGACGAAACGGGATTCGACGACGTGCTCAGCGACACGTCGACCGATCGGCTGTGGGTCGCGCCCTCCGGCGAGGCGATGGCCACCGTCGACATGCACCTGGCGAACGCGCTCGGTCGCGAACGCGTGCTGCAGCGCTGCCTCGCCGCAACCCGTCCGGGCGAATTCGACGTGGCCATCATCGACACGGCGCCCTACCTCGGGCTGCTCACGCTCAACGCGCTCGTCGCCAGCGATCACGTGATCGTGCCGGTGACTTGCGAGTATCTGCCGATCCTCGGCCTCAAACTGTTTCGGGACATGCTCGCCAAAGTGCGCGCGCGCGCCGGCGCACGCGCCGAGATCCTCGGCTACCTGCTCACGATGGTCGACCGCCGCGAGCGGATCACCGGCGAAGTCGAGCGGCTGCTGCGCCGCACGTTCGGCGACCTCGTGTTCCCCGAACCGATCCGCGTGAGCACGCGGCACAAGGCGAGCAGCTCCCACCGCCAGACGATCTTCGAGTACGACCGGCCCGGCAGCCGCGGCCGCCGCGACTACGAGCGCCTCACCGACGACGTGATCGCGCGCGCGGGGCTGCGCGGCGCAGGCACCGCGCGCCCGCCGGCAGATGGCGCCGCGACCGCGGCCGGCGCCGCGACGGCAAGCTGA
- a CDS encoding MBL fold metallo-hydrolase encodes MRRTGRAPDRPVSPRPRTHRRDDGQDRRDVRGTRPAARHRRGRRAGGTELAHRRTGGGVRVRFWGVRGSFATPGPQFLRYGGNTSAVEIVNDAGRRLLIDLGTGATELAKELMAGEFGRGRGELPVLLTHTHIDHIQGLPFFTPFFIKGNRIRILGGRVAHAPLEQVLQMQLNPHYSPLYGLENLAAGVSVETIEPSSSLPIEGFEVACDRVPHGGMDTMAFRITADGVTVVHMTDIEHPEDGPYGPAVHLARDADLLIHDAMFSDFEYDARRGWGHSAVSHALACAEAAGARALALFHHSPDATDDDIDALVGEIAARATIPVFGAAEGVDVPVGRGRASTERGL; translated from the coding sequence GTGCGACGGACTGGGCGTGCGCCGGATCGTCCTGTATCACCACGCCCCCGGACACACCGACGAGATGATGGACAAGATCGCCGCGACGTACGCGGAACGCGGCCGGCGGCGCGGCATCGACGTGGTCGTCGCGCGGGAGGGACTGAGCTTGCGCATCGGCGGACAGGAGGGGGCGTGAGGGTCCGGTTCTGGGGAGTGCGCGGGTCGTTTGCGACGCCTGGGCCGCAGTTTCTGCGCTACGGCGGCAACACGTCCGCGGTCGAGATCGTGAACGACGCCGGCCGGCGGCTGCTGATCGACCTCGGCACCGGCGCGACGGAACTGGCCAAGGAGCTGATGGCGGGCGAGTTCGGCCGCGGCCGCGGCGAGCTGCCGGTGCTGCTCACCCATACGCACATCGATCACATCCAAGGCCTTCCGTTCTTCACGCCGTTCTTCATCAAGGGCAACCGGATCCGCATCCTCGGCGGCCGCGTGGCGCACGCGCCGCTCGAGCAGGTGCTCCAGATGCAGCTCAACCCGCACTACAGCCCGCTGTACGGGCTCGAGAACCTCGCGGCCGGCGTGTCGGTAGAGACGATCGAACCGTCGTCGTCGCTGCCGATCGAGGGCTTCGAAGTGGCGTGCGACCGCGTGCCGCATGGCGGCATGGACACGATGGCGTTTCGCATCACCGCCGACGGGGTCACGGTCGTCCACATGACTGACATCGAGCATCCAGAGGACGGGCCGTACGGGCCGGCGGTCCACCTGGCGCGCGACGCGGACCTGCTGATTCACGACGCCATGTTCTCGGACTTCGAGTACGACGCGCGGCGCGGTTGGGGACACTCGGCGGTGAGCCACGCGCTGGCCTGCGCCGAGGCGGCGGGCGCGCGCGCGCTCGCGCTGTTCCACCACAGTCCGGACGCGACCGACGACGACATCGACGCACTCGTCGGCGAGATCGCTGCGCGCGCGACGATCCCGGTGTTCGGCGCGGCCGAAGGCGTGGACGTGCCCGTGGGACGGGGCCGCGCGTCCACCGAACGCGGGCTGTAG
- a CDS encoding MBL fold metallo-hydrolase, whose amino-acid sequence MIRRSMRISFWGVRGSYPVPGPTTVRYGGQTSCVEVGSDDGRTLIVDAGTGLRGLGHKLAEVQGDRPWHYHIVLSHVHWDHIQGLPFFEPAYLEGTRISIYALRAATDELQHVIGGITRHEFFPVNLEAVPADFEFHEVVPGQSFQVDSFSVLPVALNHPFGAVGYRVEADGTRLAYVSDTAPFTDMLHKQHFLAGPEEPTDEDRAALAQMERDLREALRGTDTVIYDTHFLPEEYAQFPHYGHSTPDHALDLCDGLGVRRIVLYHHAPGHTDEMMDKIAATYAERGRRRGIDVVVAREGLSLRIGGQEGA is encoded by the coding sequence ATGATTCGGCGCAGCATGCGCATCTCGTTCTGGGGGGTGCGGGGTAGCTACCCCGTACCGGGGCCGACCACGGTGCGGTACGGGGGACAGACCTCGTGCGTCGAAGTCGGCTCCGACGACGGCCGCACGTTGATCGTGGACGCCGGCACGGGGTTGCGCGGGCTCGGCCACAAGTTGGCCGAGGTACAGGGCGACCGACCGTGGCACTACCACATCGTGCTGTCCCACGTGCACTGGGATCACATCCAGGGGTTGCCGTTTTTCGAGCCCGCCTACCTCGAGGGCACGCGCATCTCCATCTACGCGCTGCGCGCGGCGACCGACGAGTTGCAACACGTCATCGGCGGCATCACGCGCCACGAGTTCTTCCCGGTCAACCTCGAGGCCGTGCCTGCCGATTTCGAGTTTCACGAGGTCGTGCCCGGGCAATCGTTTCAGGTGGACTCGTTCTCGGTTCTGCCGGTGGCGCTCAACCACCCGTTCGGCGCCGTCGGGTATCGCGTCGAAGCCGACGGCACACGGCTTGCGTACGTGAGCGACACGGCGCCGTTTACCGACATGTTGCACAAACAACATTTTCTCGCCGGACCGGAGGAGCCGACGGACGAGGACCGCGCGGCCTTGGCTCAGATGGAGCGGGATCTGCGCGAGGCGCTCCGCGGCACCGACACCGTCATTTACGACACGCATTTCTTGCCCGAGGAGTACGCGCAGTTTCCGCACTACGGTCACAGCACGCCCGACCACGCGCTCGACCTGTGCGACGGACTGGGCGTGCGCCGGATCGTCCTGTATCACCACGCCCCCGGACACACCGACGAGATGATGGACAAGATCGCCGCGACGTACGCGGAACGCGGCCGGCGGCGCGGCATCGACGTGGTCGTCGCGCGGGAGGGACTGAGCTTGCGCATCGGCGGACAGGAGGGGGCGTGA
- a CDS encoding ketopantoate reductase family protein, with the protein MGCGGIGGTVAAHLLEIGADVTAVTTNTGIADAVARRGFRLRGDGDARDVPGRIHVGIPPGAGPFDFALLATQPPQVEAAAATALPHLADDGALVCFQNGLCELRVAELAGPDRVIGAVVAWGASMPEPGLYDRTAPGGFTIGRLDGPPDDRALEIGRLLEAVGPVAYTSNLLGTRWSKLAINAAISSLGTLAGERLGPLVRVRRYRRLCLEVMTEVVAVAAAEGVSLEKVSGTIDLDWIALTDAERRARTGTPSLAAKHALLVAVGMRYRRLRSSMLSAIERGRPPAIDFLNGEVVARARSHGIDTPLNARIVDAVWALARGQARPSRTLLDRLYADTRAATA; encoded by the coding sequence ATGGGCTGCGGCGGCATCGGCGGCACCGTCGCGGCCCACCTCCTCGAGATCGGCGCCGACGTCACCGCCGTCACGACCAACACGGGCATCGCCGACGCGGTCGCCCGACGCGGGTTTCGCCTGCGCGGCGACGGGGACGCGCGGGACGTGCCCGGCCGCATCCACGTCGGCATCCCCCCCGGCGCCGGCCCGTTCGACTTCGCGCTGCTCGCGACCCAGCCGCCGCAGGTCGAGGCCGCCGCGGCGACCGCTCTGCCTCACCTGGCCGACGACGGGGCGCTCGTCTGCTTTCAAAACGGCCTGTGCGAGCTGCGCGTCGCCGAACTGGCCGGTCCCGACCGCGTCATCGGCGCGGTCGTGGCGTGGGGGGCGTCGATGCCCGAACCGGGCCTGTACGACCGCACCGCGCCCGGCGGGTTCACGATCGGCCGGCTCGACGGGCCGCCCGACGACCGGGCGCTCGAAATCGGGCGGCTGCTCGAGGCAGTCGGGCCGGTCGCCTACACGAGCAACCTGCTCGGCACGCGCTGGAGCAAACTCGCGATCAACGCGGCGATCTCGTCGCTCGGAACCCTCGCGGGCGAACGCCTCGGCCCGCTGGTGCGCGTGCGGCGCTACCGGCGCCTGTGCCTCGAAGTGATGACCGAGGTCGTAGCGGTCGCCGCCGCCGAGGGCGTGTCACTCGAAAAGGTATCCGGCACGATCGATCTGGACTGGATTGCGCTGACAGACGCCGAGCGACGCGCGCGCACCGGTACGCCGTCGCTGGCGGCCAAACATGCGCTGCTGGTAGCCGTCGGCATGCGCTACCGGCGACTGCGATCGTCGATGTTGTCGGCGATCGAGCGGGGTCGGCCACCGGCGATCGATTTTCTCAACGGGGAAGTCGTCGCCCGAGCGCGGTCGCACGGGATCGACACGCCGCTGAACGCGCGGATCGTCGACGCGGTGTGGGCGCTGGCGCGCGGCCAGGCCCGGCCGAGTCGCACGCTGCTCGATCGCCTGTACGCCGACACCCGCGCGGCGACGGCGTAG
- a CDS encoding isocitrate/isopropylmalate dehydrogenase family protein: MSDKDGYDIVLLPGDGIGVEIAEQARRVLDTVARATGVTFQVEEIPCGGQFYLEHGARDWPEGSEEKCAAADVILLGAVGWPSPTGTGPVTMPDGKMAGWSPVIGNRTRLNLYANVRKVKLLPGVRHRISGRHQQVWQPGSVDMVFVRENTEDLYAGMGGTLAPGGRAVLATDTRVITRAASERVIRYAFELCRRRDRGAPKDGKKRVTCIAKDNVMQGCKLFASIFAEIGEEYPDIEKDYAIVDAFTQWLITQPEYYDVCVTTNMFGDIVTDLASVLQGGMGMAVGCNVGDDHAMFEPIHGSAPKHAGKDKVNPMAMILSVAEALEWLGHRKGDDRLRAAARAIEDAVAAVCEAGAPLTYDLVGPDRAAPMSEVGAAIRREIAARLAALRA; the protein is encoded by the coding sequence ATGAGCGACAAGGACGGCTACGACATCGTACTGTTGCCGGGCGACGGAATCGGCGTCGAGATCGCCGAACAGGCCCGCCGGGTGCTCGACACCGTTGCACGCGCCACCGGCGTGACGTTCCAGGTCGAGGAAATCCCCTGCGGCGGCCAGTTCTACCTGGAACACGGCGCGCGCGACTGGCCCGAGGGGTCCGAGGAAAAGTGCGCGGCGGCCGACGTCATCTTGCTCGGCGCCGTCGGCTGGCCGTCGCCCACGGGGACCGGACCGGTGACGATGCCGGACGGCAAGATGGCCGGATGGTCGCCGGTCATCGGCAACCGAACCCGTTTGAACCTGTACGCGAACGTGCGCAAGGTCAAGCTGCTGCCGGGCGTGCGCCATCGCATCAGCGGCCGCCACCAGCAGGTGTGGCAACCCGGCAGCGTCGACATGGTGTTCGTGCGCGAGAACACCGAGGATCTGTACGCGGGCATGGGCGGTACGCTCGCGCCGGGCGGCCGCGCGGTGCTCGCGACCGACACGCGCGTGATCACGCGGGCGGCCTCCGAGCGGGTCATCCGGTACGCATTCGAACTGTGCCGCCGGCGCGACCGCGGCGCGCCCAAGGACGGCAAAAAGCGCGTCACCTGCATCGCCAAGGACAACGTGATGCAGGGCTGCAAGCTGTTCGCGTCGATATTCGCCGAGATCGGCGAGGAGTACCCCGACATCGAAAAAGACTACGCGATCGTCGACGCGTTCACCCAGTGGCTGATCACCCAGCCCGAGTACTACGACGTGTGCGTGACGACCAACATGTTCGGTGACATCGTCACCGACCTCGCGTCCGTGCTGCAGGGCGGCATGGGGATGGCCGTCGGTTGCAACGTCGGCGACGACCACGCCATGTTCGAGCCGATCCACGGCAGCGCGCCGAAACACGCCGGCAAGGACAAGGTCAATCCGATGGCCATGATCCTTTCGGTGGCCGAGGCGCTCGAATGGCTCGGCCACCGCAAGGGCGACGACCGCCTGCGCGCCGCCGCGCGAGCGATCGAAGACGCCGTGGCGGCGGTGTGCGAAGCGGGCGCGCCGCTCACGTACGATCTCGTCGGCCCGGATCGGGCGGCGCCGATGTCCGAGGTCGGCGCCGCCATCCGCCGCGAGATCGCCGCGCGGCTGGCCGCGCTGCGCGCGTGA